From one Stieleria sp. JC731 genomic stretch:
- a CDS encoding globin family protein — protein sequence MSPEEIELVQSSWEKVKPISEQAAELFYGKLFELDPSLKPLFKGDMKEQGKKLMATLNLAVVSLTKLEEILPAVQDLGRRHVKYGVPDESYQTVAQALLWTLEQGLGDGFTPEVKAAWTKTYVTLSNVMLEAAHEGDQPASAAG from the coding sequence ATGAGCCCAGAAGAAATTGAACTCGTACAATCGAGCTGGGAAAAGGTTAAGCCGATTTCCGAGCAAGCCGCGGAACTGTTTTATGGAAAGCTGTTCGAACTTGATCCCTCGCTGAAGCCGCTTTTTAAAGGCGACATGAAAGAGCAGGGCAAGAAGCTGATGGCAACCTTGAACCTTGCCGTCGTCTCACTGACCAAGCTCGAAGAAATCCTGCCTGCCGTCCAAGACCTCGGTCGTCGCCACGTGAAATACGGGGTGCCTGATGAGAGCTACCAAACGGTCGCCCAAGCACTGCTTTGGACGCTCGAACAAGGCCTCGGCGATGGCTTCACCCCTGAAGTCAAAGCGGCTTGGACGAAGACCTACGTTACGCTTAGCAATGTGATGCTAGAAGCAGCCCACGAAGGCGACCAACCGGCATCCGCTGCAGGTTAA
- a CDS encoding alginate export family protein, translating to MLSTTKARRRALAFALLAGFVSAPAFADERFTLEDTVVTDASGNPIGGVQLVADEVAEEAPAEQPVVDPVPMPEPIQIDEPAPMADYMPAATSCNCCSTPCCTKKKKEAATAKMKSAYAGVFYANDFSYLNDPCYDGPSFIGDSLKGMMGGKLDVGGEARVRFHHENNHRGLGLTGNDDNFFLTRYRMFANLRVNEYFRVYGEYLYADSGGETFNNRPIEENRGEIQNLFLDTKLTDDLSVRVGRQELLFGDQRLISPLDWANTRRTFQGVRGTYKGCDWTVDGFFVNPVNRNAANESKIDDANEDVDFYGVYLSNPNTRFGAVDYYYLGLSNQALNFDYHTIGSRWTGKVGKDWLYSYEGGTQFGSNSPGYGDHSAAFFTGGLGRQLNLCTACGPWKPTVWAWYDYASGGDDVPAARGDDSFDHLFPLAHKYLGFMDLFGRRNIHDLNFQFITPVLGDKVKLLLWYHNFWLDELTTPYNVTMAPFNGANAAGDSELGQEIDIAFTATINPRMNVQVGYSHFNTGDYYRTTAGVPTSADADFFWTQWQWRF from the coding sequence ATGCTTTCCACAACAAAGGCACGCCGGCGCGCACTCGCGTTCGCTCTTCTGGCCGGCTTTGTTTCCGCCCCCGCCTTCGCGGACGAGCGGTTCACTCTTGAAGATACTGTTGTCACTGACGCGTCTGGTAACCCCATCGGTGGTGTCCAGCTTGTCGCTGACGAAGTTGCCGAAGAGGCACCCGCGGAGCAACCTGTCGTGGATCCCGTTCCGATGCCGGAACCGATCCAAATCGACGAACCTGCTCCGATGGCAGACTACATGCCAGCGGCAACGAGCTGCAACTGTTGCTCGACACCTTGCTGCACGAAAAAGAAAAAGGAAGCTGCGACCGCAAAGATGAAAAGCGCCTACGCAGGCGTCTTCTATGCGAACGATTTCAGCTACCTGAATGACCCTTGCTACGACGGTCCGTCATTCATTGGCGATTCGCTCAAAGGCATGATGGGTGGCAAATTGGACGTCGGCGGGGAAGCTCGCGTTCGTTTCCATCATGAGAATAATCATCGTGGTCTGGGACTGACCGGCAACGACGATAACTTCTTCCTGACTCGCTACCGCATGTTCGCAAACCTGCGTGTTAACGAGTACTTCCGTGTCTACGGTGAATACCTGTATGCGGATTCGGGCGGAGAAACATTCAACAACCGTCCCATCGAAGAAAACCGCGGCGAAATCCAGAACTTGTTCTTGGATACGAAGCTGACCGACGATTTGTCGGTTCGCGTCGGTCGCCAAGAATTGCTCTTTGGTGATCAGCGTCTGATTTCGCCTTTGGATTGGGCTAACACCCGTCGTACTTTCCAAGGTGTTCGCGGAACCTACAAAGGTTGTGACTGGACAGTTGACGGATTCTTCGTCAACCCGGTCAACCGCAACGCTGCCAACGAAAGCAAGATCGACGACGCCAACGAAGACGTTGATTTCTACGGTGTTTACCTGTCGAATCCGAATACCCGCTTTGGTGCGGTCGATTACTACTACCTCGGTTTGTCCAACCAAGCATTGAACTTCGACTACCACACCATCGGTAGCCGTTGGACTGGCAAGGTCGGCAAAGACTGGTTGTACTCCTACGAAGGTGGTACTCAGTTCGGTTCCAACAGCCCAGGTTATGGCGATCACAGCGCAGCGTTCTTCACCGGTGGTTTGGGACGTCAGTTGAACCTGTGCACCGCATGCGGACCTTGGAAGCCAACCGTTTGGGCATGGTACGACTATGCATCCGGTGGCGATGATGTCCCAGCGGCTCGTGGTGACGACAGCTTCGATCACCTGTTCCCGTTGGCACACAAGTACCTCGGGTTCATGGACTTGTTCGGACGTCGCAACATCCACGACTTGAACTTCCAGTTCATCACGCCTGTTTTGGGTGACAAAGTCAAACTGTTGTTGTGGTACCACAACTTCTGGTTGGACGAGTTGACCACTCCTTACAACGTCACCATGGCTCCATTCAACGGTGCCAATGCGGCTGGCGACAGCGAACTGGGTCAAGAAATTGATATCGCGTTCACCGCGACCATCAACCCACGCATGAATGTCCAAGTCGGCTACTCTCACTTCAACACCGGCGACTACTATCGTACGACCGCAGGTGTTCCAACAAGTGCAGACGCAGATTTCTTCTGGACTCAATGGCAGTGGCGATTCTAA
- a CDS encoding CmpA/NrtA family ABC transporter substrate-binding protein gives MWTFYLFQNLFVPPPGARKLRRLISKFSLYSKLPVFAIAALLTGCSSSEITLDDLEKAAAKIEVDESATASDGESEAVLEILDVEKPNLKFGFIKLTDCAPLVIAKEKGFFSDEGLNVEIEAQSNWKVLLDRVIDGQLDGAHMLAGQPIGATIGFGTQAHIITAYSLDYNGNGITVSNEIWSQMQENDPELKSPTPKHPISADSLKPIVDSYKQEGKDFNMGMVFPVSTHNYEIRYWLAAAGIHPGMYSEENIQGTIDADVLLSVTPPPQMPATLEAGTILGYCVGEPWNQQAVVKGIGVPVTTNYDIWKNNPEKVFGVTKQWNDTNPNTHIAVVKALIRAGKWLDETDADGNLVNRQEAAKLLSNKDYVGADEDVIDNSMTGTFVFQESDVRPMPDFNVFFKHNASYPHYSDCIWFLTQMRRWGQITEEKPASWYAEKAKDIYQPAIYRKAADMLISEGKASPNDFPAPDYDGYREVTTDFIDGNKYDAKDPIGYINSFDIGNKESETLAKQ, from the coding sequence ATGTGGACTTTCTATTTATTCCAAAACTTGTTCGTTCCACCTCCCGGAGCTCGTAAGTTGCGACGACTCATTTCAAAATTTTCGCTCTATTCCAAGCTGCCTGTTTTCGCGATCGCAGCTCTGTTGACCGGCTGCTCTAGTTCGGAGATCACCCTCGATGATCTCGAAAAGGCGGCAGCCAAAATCGAAGTCGATGAATCGGCCACCGCGTCTGATGGCGAAAGCGAAGCGGTCTTGGAGATTCTCGATGTCGAGAAACCCAATCTGAAATTTGGATTTATCAAACTGACCGACTGTGCACCGTTGGTCATCGCAAAAGAGAAAGGCTTTTTCTCTGACGAAGGGCTGAACGTCGAAATCGAAGCCCAATCGAACTGGAAAGTCTTGTTGGACCGCGTCATCGATGGGCAGCTTGACGGTGCTCACATGCTTGCCGGTCAGCCTATCGGTGCCACAATCGGATTCGGAACACAAGCTCACATCATCACCGCGTATAGCTTGGACTATAACGGCAACGGCATCACGGTCAGCAACGAGATCTGGTCACAGATGCAGGAGAACGATCCTGAGCTGAAGTCGCCCACACCCAAGCACCCCATTTCGGCTGACTCGCTAAAGCCAATCGTCGATTCGTACAAGCAAGAAGGCAAAGACTTCAACATGGGGATGGTCTTCCCCGTCAGTACGCACAACTATGAGATTCGCTACTGGTTGGCAGCCGCAGGGATTCACCCAGGGATGTACTCCGAAGAGAACATTCAAGGGACCATCGATGCGGACGTTCTGCTATCGGTAACACCTCCACCGCAAATGCCAGCGACCTTGGAAGCAGGCACCATTCTTGGTTACTGCGTCGGCGAGCCTTGGAACCAACAAGCAGTGGTCAAGGGCATCGGCGTTCCAGTGACAACCAACTACGACATCTGGAAGAACAACCCAGAAAAGGTCTTCGGCGTCACTAAACAGTGGAACGACACCAACCCCAACACTCACATCGCCGTTGTCAAAGCGTTGATTCGTGCCGGCAAGTGGCTCGATGAAACGGACGCAGACGGCAACCTGGTCAACCGCCAAGAAGCCGCCAAGTTGCTGTCTAACAAAGACTACGTCGGTGCTGACGAGGACGTGATCGACAACAGCATGACCGGAACGTTCGTATTCCAAGAATCCGACGTCCGTCCGATGCCCGATTTCAATGTGTTCTTCAAGCACAACGCCAGCTACCCACACTACAGCGACTGCATTTGGTTCCTAACACAAATGCGACGCTGGGGCCAAATCACCGAAGAAAAGCCTGCTAGCTGGTATGCCGAAAAAGCGAAAGACATTTACCAGCCAGCGATTTATCGCAAAGCGGCTGACATGTTGATCTCCGAAGGCAAAGCCTCACCAAACGATTTCCCAGCGCCCGACTACGACGGCTATCGCGAAGT